The following are encoded together in the Candidatus Limnocylindrales bacterium genome:
- the kdpA gene encoding potassium-transporting ATPase subunit KdpA, with the protein MTLNGFLQLTIYILVLLAITKPLGVYMAKVFSGERTFMDKFFSPLEKLIYRICGVDERQEQHWTAYTAAMLLFSWVGLLVLYGLQRLQYYLPLNPQEFIGVAPDLAFNTAVSFTTNTNWQAYSGESTMSYLVQMVGLTFHNFVSAATGIALAIAFIRGIARCQTNTIGNFWVDLTRCTLYVLLPFCLIGALALVSQGVVQNFSPYTKVTLVEPQQIEKVGDDGTKTVETITEQIIAQGPVASQEIIKQFGTNGGGFFNANSAHPFENPTPLSNFIEMLAIFAISSGLTYTLGQMTSHQKHGWAVFVIMVILFLSGFFVTYYFEAQGNPTLSSYGVTQAVTDLQAGGNMEGKEVRFGILNSTLFATITTDASCGAVNSMHDSYTPLGGMILLLNMMLGEVIFGGVGSGLYGILVMMVLTVFIAGLMVGRTPEYLGKKIEAKEVKMAMLYVLSSALSIMIFSAWSSVVDYGTSRVGNTGPHGLSEIVYAFTSATGNNGSAFAGLSANTLWYNTTLGLAMFIGRFFMIIPMMAIAGNLASKKIIPPSAGTFPVDTPLFIGLVMGVILIVGALTFLPMLALGPLVEHFLMKAGTLF; encoded by the coding sequence ATGACGCTTAATGGATTTTTGCAGCTTACGATTTATATCTTAGTTTTACTGGCCATAACCAAACCACTTGGCGTGTACATGGCTAAAGTTTTCTCGGGTGAGCGAACATTCATGGATAAATTCTTCAGTCCACTCGAGAAACTAATATATAGGATCTGCGGGGTGGATGAGCGACAAGAGCAGCACTGGACTGCTTACACAGCAGCCATGCTACTTTTCAGTTGGGTTGGACTCCTGGTTCTTTACGGTCTTCAGAGACTTCAATACTATCTACCCCTTAATCCACAGGAATTTATCGGTGTGGCTCCGGATCTGGCTTTTAATACGGCTGTCAGTTTCACAACCAACACGAATTGGCAAGCCTATTCGGGTGAGTCTACCATGAGTTATTTGGTGCAGATGGTCGGGCTTACCTTCCATAACTTCGTATCTGCAGCCACAGGAATTGCCTTAGCCATTGCCTTCATTCGTGGGATCGCCCGATGTCAAACTAATACAATCGGCAATTTCTGGGTGGATCTTACCCGTTGTACGCTCTATGTGCTGCTTCCGTTCTGCCTCATAGGCGCGCTTGCGCTGGTCTCCCAGGGTGTAGTTCAAAATTTTAGTCCTTACACAAAGGTTACACTTGTTGAGCCGCAACAGATTGAGAAGGTCGGTGATGATGGTACAAAAACAGTCGAAACAATAACCGAACAGATCATTGCCCAGGGGCCGGTTGCCTCTCAAGAAATCATCAAGCAGTTTGGTACGAATGGCGGTGGCTTTTTCAACGCCAACTCGGCTCATCCCTTTGAGAACCCAACCCCCTTATCGAATTTCATAGAGATGCTTGCCATTTTCGCTATCAGCTCTGGTCTCACCTATACCCTTGGTCAGATGACCAGTCATCAAAAACACGGTTGGGCTGTTTTTGTAATAATGGTCATCCTTTTCCTGTCAGGCTTCTTTGTTACCTACTACTTTGAAGCTCAGGGTAACCCAACCCTTAGTTCCTACGGGGTGACACAGGCCGTTACAGATCTACAGGCAGGGGGGAATATGGAAGGAAAGGAAGTTCGTTTTGGCATCCTGAACTCCACACTCTTTGCTACGATAACAACTGATGCTTCATGCGGTGCAGTCAACTCCATGCACGACTCTTATACTCCTTTAGGCGGAATGATACTGCTGTTGAATATGATGTTAGGTGAAGTTATCTTTGGAGGCGTAGGTTCAGGACTATATGGGATATTGGTGATGATGGTATTGACGGTTTTCATCGCCGGGTTGATGGTAGGGCGTACCCCAGAGTACCTGGGTAAGAAAATTGAGGCTAAAGAGGTAAAGATGGCCATGCTTTATGTTCTTAGCTCTGCCTTGTCCATAATGATTTTCTCGGCTTGGTCCAGCGTCGTGGATTATGGGACTTCAAGGGTCGGTAATACCGGACCACACGGTCTCTCAGAGATCGTTTACGCTTTCACATCAGCAACAGGCAATAACGGATCAGCCTTCGCCGGACTTTCAGCCAACACACTCTGGTATAACACGACACTGGGACTGGCTATGTTCATTGGGCGATTTTTTATGATCATCCCCATGATGGCCATAGCAGGCAACCTGGCAAGTAAGAAAATCATACCTCCTTCAGCAGGCACGTTTCCTGTTGACACGCCTCTGTTCATTGGACTGGTTATGGGGGTCATTTTGATTGTCGGTGCCTTAACATTCCTTCCGATGCTGGCCCTCGGACCCCTTGTGGAACATTTCCTGATGAAAGCGGGAACTTTATTTTAG
- a CDS encoding amino acid permease, translating into MVFLKRPRNVTSARAAAMLYGDWGTSKAYVTGIAFALAGYSSFYLILAMATLTAIVGINYIWICKYYPDGGGVYSSVRHRSRTLAVIGALLLTADYVVTASLSSLDAFHYLELEHPAWWAIGSLLLLGLLNIFGPRHSGGVAIFLAVPTVLTVAILVGFAFPHLRFVHLEPPQGGILGNWFNFVGIVLALSGVEAIANMTGVMKLDPGSTEDNPCVYKTARRAILPVLLEVTLFTTALGLAMHAVPNLSDHTEDMLRYLGEYYVGEHFAGVVSMVFALLLLSACNTAIVDLIAIFYMMSTDGEMPQIFRQLNRYGVPWAPLLVATGLPILVLLIEHDLTRLAALYAIGVVGAITINLGACSTNLRLNLSKLERTVMFITFVLMILIETTIAYEKRNALTFAVSILGVGLGLRAGAKTYEKRRKEAIVTPAIVPGVISRKPATSILVAVRGVTDTLRFAIEEARFRQAILYVLFVKEIAVPVLSTETPSGIDKEAQHIFATTQALSQGVKIVPLYAVSNAPAEVILDQAATLGVDYLILGGSVRSKLIKALKGDVIDQVARQLPEEIKLIIYG; encoded by the coding sequence ATGGTTTTTCTTAAACGTCCGCGTAATGTAACCTCAGCCCGAGCGGCAGCCATGCTCTACGGAGACTGGGGAACCAGTAAAGCTTATGTAACAGGAATTGCCTTTGCCTTAGCCGGATACTCTTCTTTTTACCTGATTCTGGCTATGGCTACCTTAACCGCCATCGTTGGAATCAACTACATCTGGATTTGTAAATACTATCCAGACGGAGGAGGTGTTTATTCTTCCGTACGGCATCGTTCCCGTACCCTGGCCGTTATTGGAGCCCTCCTCCTTACGGCCGATTACGTGGTAACGGCTTCTTTGAGCAGTCTCGACGCATTTCACTACCTTGAATTAGAACATCCAGCCTGGTGGGCCATTGGATCCCTTCTTCTGCTGGGTCTTTTAAATATCTTCGGACCCAGACATAGCGGAGGAGTTGCGATATTCTTGGCAGTTCCAACAGTCCTTACGGTCGCTATCCTGGTAGGGTTCGCTTTTCCTCATTTGAGATTTGTTCATCTGGAGCCTCCTCAAGGGGGTATATTGGGAAATTGGTTTAATTTTGTAGGAATTGTGCTGGCCCTCTCTGGAGTGGAAGCCATTGCTAACATGACCGGTGTGATGAAGCTGGATCCTGGAAGTACTGAAGATAATCCTTGTGTTTACAAAACTGCCCGTAGGGCCATCTTGCCCGTGTTACTGGAAGTTACCCTCTTTACCACTGCCCTAGGACTGGCTATGCATGCAGTCCCCAATCTATCCGACCATACAGAAGATATGCTTCGCTATCTGGGCGAGTATTATGTGGGAGAACATTTTGCCGGAGTCGTTAGTATGGTATTCGCACTCCTTCTACTTTCGGCATGTAATACTGCTATTGTAGACCTGATCGCCATTTTTTATATGATGTCCACCGATGGAGAAATGCCCCAGATCTTTAGGCAACTTAACCGATATGGTGTACCCTGGGCGCCCCTCCTTGTTGCTACCGGCCTACCAATTCTCGTTCTTTTAATCGAACACGATTTGACCCGCCTCGCCGCTCTCTATGCCATTGGAGTCGTTGGAGCCATTACCATTAACCTCGGAGCCTGTTCCACCAATCTCAGGCTGAATCTCTCCAAGTTAGAACGAACCGTCATGTTCATAACCTTTGTCCTGATGATCCTCATCGAGACCACCATTGCCTATGAAAAACGCAATGCCCTCACCTTTGCGGTCAGTATCCTGGGTGTGGGGTTGGGTTTAAGAGCGGGTGCCAAAACCTACGAGAAAAGAAGAAAAGAAGCTATCGTAACACCTGCAATAGTCCCTGGGGTTATTTCAAGGAAACCGGCAACTTCCATCCTCGTGGCAGTTCGCGGCGTTACAGATACCTTACGGTTCGCTATCGAAGAAGCTCGATTTCGTCAGGCAATCCTCTACGTGCTCTTTGTGAAGGAAATTGCCGTTCCTGTACTAAGCACTGAGACCCCATCCGGTATAGATAAAGAAGCTCAGCATATTTTTGCAACGACCCAGGCCTTAAGCCAGGGAGTTAAAATTGTTCCTCTATACGCCGTAAGCAATGCCCCGGCAGAGGTAATCTTAGATCAGGCAGCAACCCTTGGAGTTGATTATCTCATCCTGGGAGGCTCAGTCCGAAGTAAACTGATTAAAGCCCTCAAAGGAGATGTCATCGATCAGGTGGCCCGGCAACTTCCCGAAGAAATCAAGCTGATTATTTATGGATAA
- a CDS encoding response regulator — translation MTGQRILIVEDESNIRLMLRTCLELEGYQVEEATHGQEALEVIKRQAPDIILLDLSIPVLSGMEILKRLKKMEAAPAVIILTAYGSVPNVVEAMKLGAIEFLEKPVTPEIVRTTVARALTERNLTQAEEVEGIDAILALARQALRSGNFSKAEFLLTATVALRTSDPEIFNLIGILHELQGREKEARKFYGKAIELNRYYEPAQQNMRRLYELRTFGRSREDIAWGDEKIIPKGTVSDLEE, via the coding sequence ATGACAGGTCAACGCATTCTTATTGTAGAGGATGAAAGTAACATTCGACTCATGTTGCGGACTTGTCTGGAGTTAGAAGGTTATCAAGTCGAGGAGGCTACCCATGGTCAAGAGGCTTTAGAGGTTATCAAACGTCAAGCACCTGACATTATCCTGCTGGACCTCTCCATACCGGTATTAAGTGGGATGGAAATCTTAAAAAGATTGAAGAAAATGGAAGCTGCACCTGCAGTTATCATTTTAACGGCTTATGGTTCGGTGCCGAATGTGGTCGAAGCCATGAAACTGGGGGCTATCGAGTTCCTTGAGAAACCGGTGACTCCAGAGATCGTCCGAACCACGGTAGCTCGAGCGCTCACCGAAAGAAATTTGACTCAAGCCGAAGAGGTAGAAGGGATAGATGCCATCTTAGCCTTAGCCAGACAGGCTTTAAGAAGCGGGAATTTTTCAAAGGCGGAGTTCTTACTTACGGCAACCGTGGCCCTACGTACCTCCGATCCTGAGATCTTTAATCTCATAGGTATCCTGCATGAACTCCAGGGCCGGGAAAAGGAGGCACGCAAATTCTACGGTAAAGCCATAGAACTCAACCGGTATTACGAACCGGCTCAACAAAATATGCGAAGGCTTTATGAACTTCGTACTTTCGGTCGAAGCCGGGAAGATATAGCGTGGGGGGATGAAAAGATCATCCCTAAAGGTACCGTATCGGATTTGGAGGAATAA
- a CDS encoding ATP-binding protein, protein MKFVLGLRQKLIIGFGGLLVIMIIIGGQSVFLLSRLGQSIDVILRENYRSIIAAQQMKESIGGMDDGVQFSLLGQMDKGRELSLQSISRFEQALDVELHNITLPGEGEKVERLRNLYEKYMTEYPQVFDPHRSLTERQNIYFNLFLPLFEQIKNITDEILQMNQEAMVAASDRAKEIAAQAIQRMYGLLFTGATLAVVFVVFMGRSILSSVKTLTQSVREIEQGNLDLVVQVRSRDELGQLAEAFNAMASRLREFRRGVRARLLRTQRTMQQALDGLPDAVIVLSSEGQVEMVNRTATLLFKLKPGDQVTHYPASWLPALFAAAQEGPVVQQKGYESAIQIFDDGQERFFLPQVVQVLDEEKRPAGIVIVLVDITRLRKLDELKSDLLSTVSHELRTPLTSIQMAIHLLLEEKIGTLTSKQIELLVAAQEDSDRLRQIIENLLDLSRIESGRVRMDLQKMKPREIIYKAVDPIQAAFQDRGISLDIHIHPETPDVWADPTRIGLVLANLLSNALKYTPAGGRVQVEVHPEEKTVRFSVSDTGIGIPEHYLPRVFDKFFRVPGQGTTEGAGLGLAIAKEIIEAHGGKMECQSREGEGTAFSFTLRRADQQPP, encoded by the coding sequence ATGAAATTTGTTCTTGGACTTCGTCAAAAACTGATTATCGGATTCGGTGGACTTTTAGTCATTATGATCATCATCGGGGGTCAGAGTGTTTTTCTACTCTCCAGACTGGGTCAGTCGATCGATGTGATTTTACGAGAGAATTATCGAAGTATTATTGCCGCTCAACAGATGAAAGAGTCCATAGGAGGGATGGACGATGGGGTGCAATTCTCCCTTTTGGGGCAGATGGATAAAGGCCGTGAACTCAGTCTTCAAAGTATATCCCGATTCGAACAGGCGTTGGACGTTGAACTTCATAACATTACCCTACCAGGTGAAGGGGAAAAGGTGGAGCGATTACGAAACCTTTATGAGAAGTACATGACCGAGTATCCTCAGGTATTCGACCCGCATCGTTCCCTTACAGAACGCCAAAACATTTATTTCAACCTCTTCCTCCCCCTCTTTGAGCAGATTAAAAACATCACCGATGAGATTTTGCAAATGAATCAGGAAGCTATGGTAGCCGCCAGTGATCGGGCCAAAGAGATTGCTGCTCAGGCCATCCAGCGAATGTATGGGCTATTATTTACCGGTGCAACTCTTGCGGTGGTTTTTGTGGTTTTCATGGGAAGATCCATTTTATCGTCGGTTAAAACGCTGACTCAATCCGTTCGGGAGATTGAACAGGGTAATCTCGATTTAGTCGTACAGGTTCGATCACGGGATGAGCTTGGCCAATTAGCAGAGGCATTTAATGCCATGGCATCGCGCCTGCGCGAGTTCCGTCGTGGAGTGCGGGCCCGCCTTTTGCGGACCCAGAGAACGATGCAACAAGCCCTCGATGGTTTACCAGATGCCGTAATTGTGCTCAGTTCAGAAGGTCAGGTAGAAATGGTTAATCGGACGGCTACTCTTTTATTCAAACTCAAACCCGGGGACCAGGTCACCCATTACCCAGCCTCCTGGCTACCAGCTCTATTTGCAGCAGCCCAGGAAGGTCCTGTTGTCCAACAGAAAGGTTATGAATCTGCCATCCAGATCTTCGATGATGGACAGGAGCGCTTCTTCTTACCCCAAGTGGTTCAAGTTTTGGATGAGGAAAAACGACCAGCTGGAATTGTCATCGTCCTCGTAGATATTACCCGCTTACGGAAGCTGGATGAGCTTAAGAGCGACCTTCTCTCGACAGTATCCCATGAACTGAGAACCCCACTGACTTCCATACAAATGGCTATTCATCTCCTGTTGGAGGAAAAGATCGGGACTCTTACCTCCAAGCAGATTGAGTTATTGGTAGCAGCCCAGGAAGATAGTGATCGACTCCGCCAGATCATCGAGAATCTGCTGGATCTTAGCCGCATTGAATCCGGTCGCGTGCGAATGGATCTCCAAAAGATGAAGCCACGAGAGATTATCTATAAAGCGGTTGATCCCATCCAGGCTGCCTTTCAAGATCGTGGAATATCCCTTGATATCCATATCCATCCCGAGACCCCCGATGTATGGGCGGATCCTACACGGATAGGCCTTGTTTTAGCGAATCTATTGTCCAATGCACTCAAATATACGCCGGCAGGAGGGAGGGTTCAAGTGGAAGTCCATCCAGAAGAAAAAACCGTTCGCTTTTCGGTATCAGATACCGGCATAGGCATACCAGAACACTATTTACCCCGGGTTTTTGATAAATTCTTTCGGGTTCCGGGTCAGGGGACTACGGAGGGTGCCGGGTTAGGATTGGCCATCGCCAAAGAAATCATTGAAGCCCACGGCGGTAAAATGGAATGTCAAAGCCGGGAAGGGGAAGGTACCGCCTTTAGTTTTACGCTTCGACGGGCCGACCAACAACCTCCATAA
- a CDS encoding sigma-54 dependent transcriptional regulator translates to MIPHEALRASKSSENVLKFFNRPVKNLSENISMVNQKLIPSKLNILIVDDEPNIRKTLSMYLEGEGHGVVTVSNSRDALTEASSRSFDLAFVDLRLGTKTGLDLIPQLLAISPWIKIIVITAYASVDTAVEAMKRGAADYLVKPFIPSQVNLVVRRVAEVRALEEKVIALQEALGQANPEVDLTSTNPTMQRTLALARQFAESNATILIHGESGTGKGVLARAIHAWSPRANKPFSVVSCPSLSPELLESELFGHVRGAFTGAVRDHPGRIALCEGGTILLDEIGDLPLALQPKLLRFVQDRQYERIGDPRTRQADVRVIAATNQNLEAAVKEGRFREDLFYRLNVIQIEIPPLRERPEDIGPLAEHLLAFFSQQNHRRILGFTDKALEILRHYTWPGNVRELRNVVERATILCQTEWIGPEHLPSTLSPRTSTLRIGDPVPLDKIEEEHIRRVLAVAKSLEEAAQILGIDEATLRRRRKKYGI, encoded by the coding sequence ATGATCCCACACGAAGCGTTAAGAGCTTCAAAAAGCTCAGAAAATGTTCTTAAATTCTTTAACCGGCCGGTGAAAAATCTATCCGAGAACATCTCCATGGTTAACCAGAAATTGATCCCTTCTAAGCTGAATATTCTCATTGTAGATGATGAGCCAAATATTCGAAAGACCCTGAGTATGTATCTGGAAGGAGAGGGCCATGGGGTTGTTACCGTCAGCAACTCTCGAGATGCCCTTACTGAAGCTTCCAGCAGATCCTTTGATCTGGCTTTTGTGGATTTAAGGTTGGGTACAAAGACGGGTCTCGATTTAATCCCACAACTTTTGGCTATAAGCCCCTGGATTAAAATTATCGTCATTACGGCTTATGCCTCGGTAGATACTGCAGTGGAAGCCATGAAGCGTGGTGCTGCAGATTACCTGGTCAAGCCCTTTATCCCTTCCCAGGTAAATCTTGTAGTTCGAAGAGTCGCAGAAGTTCGTGCGCTGGAAGAGAAGGTTATAGCCCTGCAAGAAGCCCTGGGGCAGGCAAATCCCGAGGTAGACCTGACCAGTACCAACCCGACGATGCAACGAACCCTCGCCCTGGCCCGTCAATTTGCCGAAAGCAATGCTACAATTCTCATCCACGGAGAGAGCGGAACGGGTAAAGGGGTACTGGCCCGTGCCATCCATGCCTGGAGCCCTCGAGCAAATAAACCCTTTTCCGTGGTATCTTGTCCTTCTCTTTCACCAGAACTTTTGGAGAGCGAGCTTTTTGGGCATGTGAGAGGGGCCTTTACCGGTGCAGTTCGGGATCACCCCGGACGTATTGCCCTATGTGAAGGCGGAACTATCCTCCTGGATGAAATAGGGGACTTACCCCTTGCCCTCCAACCCAAATTGCTACGTTTCGTCCAAGACCGACAATACGAGCGCATCGGTGATCCCCGAACTCGACAGGCAGATGTCCGGGTGATTGCGGCAACTAATCAAAATTTGGAAGCAGCCGTCAAAGAGGGCCGTTTCCGGGAAGATCTCTTCTATCGACTCAACGTGATCCAAATAGAAATTCCTCCTTTACGGGAGCGCCCTGAGGATATCGGTCCCCTGGCAGAACACCTTCTGGCATTTTTCAGTCAACAAAACCATCGGCGAATTTTAGGTTTTACCGATAAAGCCCTGGAGATCTTACGCCACTACACCTGGCCCGGCAACGTCCGTGAGCTGCGTAACGTTGTGGAACGAGCAACGATACTCTGCCAAACCGAATGGATTGGACCTGAACATCTCCCCTCCACTTTATCTCCCCGAACTTCTACCCTCCGTATCGGAGATCCAGTCCCTCTGGATAAGATCGAAGAAGAACATATCCGACGTGTACTGGCTGTGGCAAAATCCCTGGAAGAAGCCGCTCAAATCCTGGGCATCGATGAAGCAACCCTTAGACGGCGCCGGAAAAAGTACGGTATCTAG
- a CDS encoding response regulator, with protein MKKILVVDDEENIRLLYEEELKEEGYEVITASNGREGLESVKAHNPDLVVLDIRMPEMDGIEFLRTIRETHRNLPIILSTAYGEYKQQDFSVWLSNGYIVKSADLTALKQKIKELLEESEEKKIQSSR; from the coding sequence ATGAAAAAGATACTCGTTGTAGATGACGAAGAGAATATCCGCCTTCTCTATGAGGAAGAATTAAAAGAGGAAGGTTATGAGGTGATAACAGCCTCTAATGGAAGAGAAGGACTCGAAAGCGTAAAAGCTCACAATCCTGATCTGGTCGTTCTGGATATCCGAATGCCTGAAATGGATGGTATTGAATTTCTGAGAACCATCCGAGAGACCCATCGAAATTTACCCATTATTCTTTCTACGGCTTATGGAGAATACAAACAGCAGGATTTTAGTGTCTGGCTCTCTAACGGCTATATCGTAAAATCTGCCGATTTAACCGCTCTCAAACAAAAGATAAAGGAGCTTTTAGAGGAAAGTGAAGAAAAGAAGATCCAGAGTTCCCGGTAA
- a CDS encoding GAF domain-containing protein, producing the protein MISTNIELDILDKIARTANSSLDLNDRLQEIVTITAVMTQADACSIYLNEGDELILKATKGLDPNLLNHLKFKRGEGIIGQTAETKKVQIAQDGFLQMDSGSGGLSIPFKSLLSVPILDEKGSCLGVICVHSATPNDFLETDIKLLFIIASQISGIVRTHQLLQDLKQKLYIQTKMVEVSQALSSTLINLPDLLNLIAKAATEITNARGCILRLINQHTGMLTVKATYGIQKEDIVRLELKVGEGIAGWVAESGEPVLAPDASKNPHFLQSTRYRVNSILCVPIKGRNYMIGTLALLDKDPATGRQSFSEDDLNLLLALASHASIAIEHARYYERMEELASDNWLRLKELSILYHINTAMRSTVKLDRLLKIILTGVTIGGGLGFNRAILFLVNEASNQLRGIMGVGPSNPEEASRIWSRKPAENKPLVEMITEDVKPSEETEFERAAKKIWIPIHPTQGVLAKTVIEKRAFNVTEESDYLGESRGLIQTLGVTRFATVPLIAKDKVIGVLYVDNAYNHLPITDKDMNLLQMFADQAALAIENATLYAHLEDRNARLKEVQDQLVQSEKLAALGKMAAALAHEIRNPLSALGGFARRLGKDVNLGEQSRKYVDIIIKETTRLEKILEDVLAFSKKSELRLQTSDINTLISETIEVLSEDIAEKNIEVNTIFFTELHKVQVDAQQIKQVFINIINNSIEAMSEKGRLNIVTYNNRLGAQDGVTIEFSDTGGGIPPEILDNIFNPFFTTKHSGTGLGLAIARRIIENHHGTIYVKNRPGKGVTFVINLPVNPPTTS; encoded by the coding sequence ATGATATCTACCAATATTGAACTGGATATTTTAGATAAAATTGCCCGTACCGCTAATTCCTCCCTGGACCTGAACGACCGGCTTCAAGAGATCGTAACGATTACGGCAGTAATGACGCAGGCAGATGCCTGCTCTATTTATCTCAACGAAGGCGATGAATTAATCCTCAAAGCAACCAAAGGCTTAGACCCGAATCTACTGAATCATCTTAAGTTTAAGAGAGGGGAAGGAATTATCGGACAAACTGCCGAAACTAAAAAAGTGCAGATTGCTCAAGACGGGTTCCTCCAGATGGATTCTGGATCCGGCGGGTTATCTATTCCTTTTAAATCTCTACTTTCCGTGCCTATCCTGGACGAAAAGGGCTCTTGTTTGGGAGTTATCTGTGTTCACTCGGCCACCCCCAACGATTTCCTGGAAACAGATATCAAATTACTATTCATCATCGCTTCTCAGATCTCCGGCATTGTTCGAACCCACCAATTACTTCAAGATTTAAAACAAAAACTCTATATACAAACCAAAATGGTGGAAGTCAGTCAGGCCCTGAGTTCTACCCTGATTAATCTACCTGATCTTCTCAATTTAATCGCAAAAGCTGCTACGGAGATTACCAATGCCAGAGGGTGTATTTTGAGGCTCATTAATCAACATACCGGCATGCTGACCGTTAAAGCAACCTATGGGATTCAGAAAGAAGACATCGTTCGTTTAGAGCTTAAAGTAGGAGAAGGTATTGCGGGATGGGTGGCCGAAAGTGGAGAACCGGTCCTGGCACCCGATGCCTCCAAGAACCCTCACTTCTTACAAAGCACCCGATATCGGGTCAACTCGATTCTCTGTGTACCTATTAAAGGCCGAAATTATATGATAGGTACTCTGGCTCTGCTGGATAAAGATCCTGCTACAGGCCGTCAAAGCTTCTCAGAAGATGATTTAAATTTACTGTTGGCCTTGGCCAGCCATGCCTCTATCGCCATCGAACATGCCAGGTATTATGAAAGGATGGAAGAACTGGCTTCAGATAACTGGCTCAGGCTGAAAGAGCTTTCTATTTTATACCATATCAACACCGCCATGAGATCCACCGTCAAGTTGGATCGACTTTTAAAAATTATTCTTACGGGCGTAACCATTGGTGGAGGATTAGGATTTAATCGGGCGATCCTTTTCCTGGTCAATGAAGCCAGTAATCAACTCCGTGGTATTATGGGAGTCGGCCCAAGCAATCCCGAAGAAGCCAGTCGCATCTGGAGTAGAAAACCTGCTGAAAATAAACCCCTGGTAGAAATGATTACCGAAGACGTAAAACCTTCAGAAGAAACCGAATTTGAAAGAGCCGCAAAAAAGATATGGATCCCTATTCATCCCACCCAGGGGGTTTTAGCTAAAACCGTCATCGAAAAAAGAGCCTTCAATGTCACAGAAGAGTCGGATTACCTGGGAGAAAGCCGGGGACTTATACAAACCCTGGGGGTTACTCGATTTGCCACCGTACCTCTTATTGCCAAGGACAAAGTTATCGGGGTTCTTTACGTAGACAACGCTTATAATCACTTACCCATTACAGACAAAGACATGAATCTTCTTCAGATGTTTGCCGATCAAGCCGCATTGGCCATAGAAAATGCAACCCTGTACGCACATCTGGAAGATCGTAACGCCCGGCTCAAAGAGGTTCAGGATCAACTCGTTCAGTCTGAAAAGCTCGCAGCCTTAGGTAAAATGGCAGCAGCTTTAGCCCATGAAATTCGAAACCCCCTGTCGGCTTTGGGGGGTTTTGCCAGACGTCTGGGCAAAGACGTGAATCTTGGAGAACAAAGTCGTAAATACGTAGATATCATTATCAAAGAGACTACTCGCCTTGAAAAAATTCTGGAAGATGTCCTGGCTTTTTCGAAAAAATCCGAACTCAGATTGCAAACCAGCGATATCAATACTCTTATTTCAGAAACCATTGAGGTCCTTTCTGAGGATATAGCCGAAAAGAACATCGAAGTAAATACCATCTTTTTTACCGAACTTCATAAAGTCCAGGTGGATGCCCAGCAAATCAAACAAGTCTTTATTAATATCATCAATAATTCCATTGAAGCTATGTCCGAGAAAGGACGCCTGAATATTGTCACATATAATAATCGTCTGGGAGCCCAAGATGGCGTTACCATCGAGTTTAGTGATACCGGAGGAGGTATCCCACCGGAGATTTTAGATAACATTTTCAATCCATTTTTTACAACCAAACATTCGGGTACCGGACTCGGACTGGCCATTGCCCGTAGAATTATTGAAAACCATCACGGGACCATCTATGTTAAAAATAGACCCGGAAAGGGAGTAACCTTCGTAATTAATCTCCCTGTGAATCCTCCGACAACCTCTTAG